The DNA window AAATCACAGGGACTTTCTGGGTCGCCACTTGACGACTGTTCAGCTTCGCAAGTGTTGAATCAGCCGCCTCCACACCAACTTCCGCCGCTTGCTTTAACTCAGAAAACACACGTGAAATTGTGTATGCAGAGTCACGCTGCATCATGTCGCCTTCTTTGCCTATCACCATCGTACTCAAAGAATGACGAGTACGAGGAAAACCAGCTAGAAAGCCGTGCGTATTTCCGTAGACGCGAAGTCCTTGATGGCTTGAAAAACTTGCCCCATCAGAATTCACAATACGCGAATCGAATTCAAGCGCCGCTTTTTCGGCTTGCTGACAAAGCACAATACCTTGCTCTGGCGATATATCTTCTGGATGAAACAAATCTAAATCAGGATAGTCAAAAGCCATCAACGCTTTATCCGCCAGACCGTTACAAAGGTCATCAGACGTATACTTCGCTATTTCAACGGCCTTTTTTACCACCGATTTAAGCGCTGAAGGACTTAAATCGGCAGTAGAGGCTGAACCTTTATGGTTGCCTACGTAAACGGATATGCCTAACCCACCATCTTGGTTAAATTCGATGGTATCCACTTCACCCAAACGAGTGCTCACAGACAAACCTGAGGTGCTCGACATAGCTGCTTCTGCCGCGGTTGCACCCAATGAGGTTGCATAGTCCAACGCTTCGGATACAGCTTGTTTAACTTCTTCAATACGTTGATAAATAGGCGCGTTCTGTGTTTGGCTCATGGCATATTCCATATTTAAACTTTCTCTTTTAATGCTACCACACATCTCTCATTTCAGCCTTAGGAACAACAAATAAGATTTTACCTACGGTATTTAAAGCCTACATTTCTACAACACTGAAGCAAAGTGGTAATGGGTTTGGTATACTTGCCAATAAGTATTTTATTTGGCAATTAATCATGGCGAGAAAACGTCCCGATCCGTTTGAAGTCGAAGAAGAGATCATCTACGTTTCAAAAAGCGAATTAAAGCGCGATGCGCAAGAACTGTTTCAACTGGGTGTTGATATTGTTGGCTTAAGTAAGAAGCAACGAGACAAGTTACCTTTGTCTCCAGCGCTTGTTGAAGCAATGGCTTTAGCCGACAAACTTCAAGGCAAACATGAAGCTTTGCGCCGCCATATGAGTTATATCTCAAAAACATTACGCGAATCCGATAATGTTCCTGATATCCAAGCGATGATTGATTTGCTTTTAAATAAGAACAATCAAGCAGACGTGTTGATGAATAAAATTGAGCGTATTCGCAACGAATTAATTTCAACTGGCGACGACAAAGCGAATGAATTGTTAGAGAAATATCCCTCGCTCGAACGCCAAAAATTACGTCAGTTAATTCGCCAAGCGAAAAAAGAAGCGGCGGCGGAAAAACCTGCAAAAGGCTACAAAGAACTGTTTCAGTACATTAAAGAAGTCATTATGCCCTAGAGCGAATGACTGTGAGACATTCTAAATAAAAACCCCGCGAAAGCGGGGTTTTTATTTAGTCGTTATGCGGTTCCACCAACCGTGATTTCATCAATTTTCAAACTTGGCTGCCCAACGCCAACAGGGACACTTTGGCCATCTTTGCCACAAACGCCAACGCCTTTGTCTAATTGTAAGTCGTTACCTACCATCGAAATTTTCTGCATGACATCAGGACCATTGCCAATCAGCGTTGCTCCTTTGATTGGACGAGTTACTTTGCCGTCTTCAATTAAGTAGGCCTCTGATGCAGAGAAAACAAATTTACCCGACGTAATATCAACCTGCCCACCACCAAAATTACTCGCAAAAATCCCTTTTTTCACGGTAGAGATGATTTCTTCTTGGCTGTGTTGACCTGGCAACATGTACGTGTTTGTCATACGTGGCATAGGCAGGTGCGCATAAGATTCTCTACGTGCATTGCCCGTCGGGTTAACCCCCATTAGTCGTGCATTGAGCTTGTCTTGCATATACCCTTTCAGGACGCCATTTTCAATTAGTACATTATACCCAGCTGGCGTTCCCTCATCATCGACATTGAGTGATCCTCTGCGATCGACAAGAGTGCCATCATCCACCACGGTGCAAAGCGAAGACGCGACTTTCTCACCAATTCGACCACTAAACGCTGAAGCACCTTTGCGGTTGAAGTCCCCTTCTAAACCATGCCCTACTGCTTCATGAAGTAGCACTCCAGGCCACCCTGAACCTAAAACCACAGGCATCGTACCCGCCGGCGCGTCGATGGCTTCTAAATTAACTTCAGCTTGACGTACCGCCTCTTTAACATAGCCAAGCCAGCGAGGCTTTCCATCTTGTAGCTCACGGAAATAGTCATAGTCTAATCGCGCTCCGCCACCTGCACTCCCCCGTTCTCTGCGACCATTACGGTTGAGCAGCACTGAACAATTTAACCGCACTAAAGGACGAATATCAGTCGCAAATGTACCATCGCTTGCGGCAATCAGCACTTCTTCATAAACTGCAGACATCGAACTGACGACTTGCTCTGCGTCTGGTGCTAATTCTCGAATTGCCTGTTCTACTTCTCTAAGCAACAGCACTTTTTCATCGTCTGTCATGCTTGTTATCGGCTGTCTTGGCGCAAATTGCTCAGGAGCTGTAACTTGACTAAATACCTGAATACGTTTTTCTTCACCGGCTTGGGCAATGCTTCGAGCTGCTTCTGCCGCTTTATTAAGCGCTTCCATGTTGATTGCATCTGAGTACGAGAAACCTGTTTTTTCTCCACTGACAGCTCGAACCCCGACTCCACGCTCAATGTTGTACGTACCTTCTTTAATTAAGCCATCTTCGAGCACCCACGTTTCGTTGTAGCTCGATTGAAAATAGAGGTCCGCATAATCAACTCTATGTTGATGAATGTATGACAATGTTTGTGCAAGTTGCTCGCGAGTGAGCTGACTGTCCGCTAATAAATGCTGTTCTACTTGATTCATACTAACTGCTCTAAAAATCGGTTGTGATTAACCAAGGGCATGGCTTGGCGGATTTCTTGTAACTTATCAGAGTCTAGCTCAGCCTGTATCATTCCGACACCTGAACCGAGCTCGCTGACAACATTTCCCCATGGTGAGACTATCAAACTATGCCCATAAGTCTGACGGCCATTTTCATGCAAGCCTACTTGCGCGGCAGCAATGACATAACATTGCGTTTCAATCGCTCGAGCACGCAATAAAACATGCCAATGAGCCTCACCTGTTACCGTGGTAAACGCGCTTGGGACTAGGATGATTTCGGCACCTAACGCGCGTAGTTGTTGAAATAAACTAGGAAAGCGCACGTCATAGCAAATACTGAGACCAATTCTCCCAAATGGCGTCTCCAGTACTTGAATATGCCGACCAGGGGCGGTGCCTTTAGATTCATGATAGTTACCTGTGCCATCGGCTACCGTTACATCAAACAAATGCAATTTATGGTAATCGCCGACAATCTGCCCAGTATTATTGAGCAAAATAGACGCGGCGTAATAGCGGCCATCTGGCGCTGGAACAGGCATGCTGCCAATAGCCAACCAAACATTGTGACGCTGACACAGTTCGCCAAATATCTTTAACCACGTTTCATGTTCAGTCGCGAGCTGTTGGTTCTCGGAAACGTTTCGACAAAAGGCCAAACAAGCTTCTGGCAAACAAATTAGCGCAGGTTCTTGTAAGTTCAACGCACTAATTTGCTCATCAATAAAATCGATGTTTTCTT is part of the Pseudoalteromonas xiamenensis genome and encodes:
- the pmbA gene encoding metalloprotease PmbA — its product is MSQTQNAPIYQRIEEVKQAVSEALDYATSLGATAAEAAMSSTSGLSVSTRLGEVDTIEFNQDGGLGISVYVGNHKGSASTADLSPSALKSVVKKAVEIAKYTSDDLCNGLADKALMAFDYPDLDLFHPEDISPEQGIVLCQQAEKAALEFDSRIVNSDGASFSSHQGLRVYGNTHGFLAGFPRTRHSLSTMVIGKEGDMMQRDSAYTISRVFSELKQAAEVGVEAADSTLAKLNSRQVATQKVPVIFRADIANSLFGHLVNAIGGGALYRKSSFLLDSLGTQVFSSCVSVSERPHMLRALASSPFDSEGVRTSEREVLQAGELQTYLLASYAAKKLGMQATGHAGGIHNWLVHPTEGGLDSLLKSMGKGLLVTELMGHGANTVTGDYSRGAAGFWVENGEIQFPVSEITIAGNLKEMFKNIVAIGNDIEKRGSVQTGSILISEMQIAGQ
- the yjgA gene encoding ribosome biogenesis factor YjgA — translated: MARKRPDPFEVEEEIIYVSKSELKRDAQELFQLGVDIVGLSKKQRDKLPLSPALVEAMALADKLQGKHEALRRHMSYISKTLRESDNVPDIQAMIDLLLNKNNQADVLMNKIERIRNELISTGDDKANELLEKYPSLERQKLRQLIRQAKKEAAAEKPAKGYKELFQYIKEVIMP
- the tldD gene encoding metalloprotease TldD; the protein is MNQVEQHLLADSQLTREQLAQTLSYIHQHRVDYADLYFQSSYNETWVLEDGLIKEGTYNIERGVGVRAVSGEKTGFSYSDAINMEALNKAAEAARSIAQAGEEKRIQVFSQVTAPEQFAPRQPITSMTDDEKVLLLREVEQAIRELAPDAEQVVSSMSAVYEEVLIAASDGTFATDIRPLVRLNCSVLLNRNGRRERGSAGGGARLDYDYFRELQDGKPRWLGYVKEAVRQAEVNLEAIDAPAGTMPVVLGSGWPGVLLHEAVGHGLEGDFNRKGASAFSGRIGEKVASSLCTVVDDGTLVDRRGSLNVDDEGTPAGYNVLIENGVLKGYMQDKLNARLMGVNPTGNARRESYAHLPMPRMTNTYMLPGQHSQEEIISTVKKGIFASNFGGGQVDITSGKFVFSASEAYLIEDGKVTRPIKGATLIGNGPDVMQKISMVGNDLQLDKGVGVCGKDGQSVPVGVGQPSLKIDEITVGGTA
- a CDS encoding carbon-nitrogen hydrolase family protein, with amino-acid sequence MSKLVFALQMNATCNAQENIDFIDEQISALNLQEPALICLPEACLAFCRNVSENQQLATEHETWLKIFGELCQRHNVWLAIGSMPVPAPDGRYYAASILLNNTGQIVGDYHKLHLFDVTVADGTGNYHESKGTAPGRHIQVLETPFGRIGLSICYDVRFPSLFQQLRALGAEIILVPSAFTTVTGEAHWHVLLRARAIETQCYVIAAAQVGLHENGRQTYGHSLIVSPWGNVVSELGSGVGMIQAELDSDKLQEIRQAMPLVNHNRFLEQLV